From Magnolia sinica isolate HGM2019 chromosome 13, MsV1, whole genome shotgun sequence, one genomic window encodes:
- the LOC131223874 gene encoding uncharacterized protein LOC131223874 isoform X1, protein MASKTTKVRFVYCPKCRKLLTELSDIPVYKCGGCGTVLKAKYHRDDAEGGTSETLEENLIQKNEAEHNSEDNDSISSSEQVNICSPDAYISDVDRGRKLIESSDHEKNLEDGRILNPNALAFLVDLYCHGKKDTPESAENGEGNGGRGSNIRSPRPNGQHSFKGRSSKCMAQIQPNHRIQSKADNSLSGQERISLQLSRSDSDHVRSYRDKMEENTGSIGHSPTSGEGMADLKLVGTNGDLSKSRTTRISHAYGCSISTFGDGCNDHGLHPWPLLSKRALFKPQRLVGSVNTKGKPTRDDVFLNNKMGLNLGMQSQERMLLSISSKENNGPPIGGSIHPNQCEPSKPTRYGHPAREQGNMHDSEVFQALQEWMESDMGRPYRFLSGNLGYRTGPPNANFNDISSKYGHEEFLRTPNSHASSKLKDLELDRMELLKKVEELRDRLSRSCNQRGKEKENQKRLCYNNDPRWGRLQFYDTWNRPWMYQPMETISQHCGPSQMPFSEQATNGGHHANYSCLNCHPEGRHFSTQLHPTVCHNQGLCMSSPAHMCCCAFNHSPTSPQWHMDHEMVKHHKEKCEPLKRHCRPIAGAAPFIVCYSCCKLLQLPADFLLSRRKHHKLQCGACSKVLTFSLLDNTHILPYSRYQVPHPPSEIDSSTDVVARNIISTSDADDCLPGDQIAYSDDYGLSICKSYSTGGDLTLSDPPLPIPQSTLMDQKHVSSGSSKRTEERKKLISEQSGNDSEKEMTKSVSPSSEGDRSEQTSLEAKATAQVMGSPLHRLMGYSSPSEIINGSRDGAKGSECVGFEALADSQSSPQYHTEITEEDGLMNWSYNKRDSCLPTSVNNRLEEMNHGLESMKQKVSVNGKVVLDQLVKKAEKQAGPIQTGNYWYDSRAGFWGIMDQPCLGIIPPFIEEFNYPMRKDCAGGNTGILVNGRELHQKDLDLLSSRGLPTTKNMAYVIEIGGRVVDEESGEELYSLGKLAPTIERLGHGFGMCVPSHASLG, encoded by the exons ATGGCCAGCAAAACCACTAAAGTACGGTTTGTTTATTGTCCGAAATGTCGGAAGCTTCTAACAGAGTTGAGCGATATTCCTGTTTACAAGTGTGGTGGATGTGGTACCGTTCTCAAAG CGAAATATCACAGAGATGATGCTGAAGGCGGCACCTCTGAAACACTTGAAGAGAATCTCATACAGAAGAATGAAGCCGAGCATAATTCTGAAGATAATGATTCTATCTCCTCGAGTGAGCAAGTGAATATTTGCTCACCAGATGCATATATTTCAGATGTGGACAGGGGCAGAAAGCTAATTGAATCTAGTGATCATGAAAAGAATTTGGAGGATGGAAGAATTTTGAATCCAAATGCGCTTGCTTTTTTAGTCGACCTTTATTGTCATGGGAAGAAAGACACACCAGAGAGTGCAGAAAATGGAGAAGGGAACGGAGGTAGAGGTTCTAACATCAGAAGCCCAAGGCCCAATGGTCAACATTCTTTCAAGGGAAGGAGCTCAAAGTGTATGGCTCAGATTCAACCAAACCACAGGATTCAATCTAAGGCAGATAACTCTTTGAGTGGACAGGAGAGAATATCTCTGCAGCTCAGTCGATCCGATTCTGACCATGTAAGGAGTTACCGAGATAAAATGGAAGAAAACACAGGGTCCATTGGCCACAGCCCTACTTCAGGGGAGGGTATGGCTGATCTGAAACTTGTTGGTACAAATGGAGATCTTTCAAAGTCTCGAACAACCAGAATCTCTCATGCCTATGGTTGCAGTATCTCTACTTTTGGCGATGGCTGCAATGATCATGGCCTCCATCCATGGCCTCTCCTGTCGAAAAGAGCTCTGTTTAAACCCCAAAGGCTTGTGGGGTCTGTCAATACTAAAGGGAAGCCAACAAGGGATGATGTGTTCTTGAATAATAAGATGGGTTTGAATTTGGGAATGCAATCTCAAGAAAGGATGCTTTTGTCAATTTCATCGAAAGAGAATAATGGCCCACCTATTGGGGGCAGTATTCACCCAAATCAATGTGAACCATCAAAACCTACCAGATATGGGCATCCAGCACGAGAGCAAGGAAATATGCATGACTCTGAGGTTTTTCAGGCATTGCAAGAATGGATGGAATCAGATATGGGCAGGCCTTATAGATTTCTGTCAGGGAACCTTGGCTACAGAACGGGTCCACCCAATGCTAATTTCAATGACATTTCATCAAAATATGGACATGAAGAATTCTTACGCACCCCTAATTCACATGCATCCAGTAAGCTCAAGGACCTTGAACTTGACCGAATGGAACTCTTGAAGAAGGTGGAGGAATTGAGAGATCGGCTCAGTAGATCATGCAaccaaagaggaaaagaaaaggaaaatcagaAGCGTTTATGCTATAATAATGATCCCCGGTGGGGCCGCCTGCAGTTTTATGATACATGGAATCGTCCTTGGATGTACCAGCCAATGGAAACTATATCCCAACATTGTGGGCCCTCACAAATGCCTTTCTCTGAGCAGGCCACAAACGGAGGACATCATGCTAATTACTCCTGCTTGAATTGCCATCCTGAAGGCCGGCATTTCTCTACACAGCTCCACCCGACCGTTTGCCATAACCAAGGCCTATGTATGTCTTCTCCTGCTCACATGTGCTGCTGTGCTTTTAATCACAGTCCCACCAGTCCACAGTGGCATATGGACCATGAGATGGTGAAGCATCACAAAGAAAAGTGTGAGCCATTGAAGCGTCATTGCCGGCCCATTGCAGGTGCTGCCCCTTTCATAGTATGCTACAGTTGCTGTAAATTGCTGCAGCTACCTGCAGATTTTTTACTATCAAGAAGGAAACACCATAAGCTACAGTGTGGTGCCTGTTCTAAGGTGCTTACATTTTCACTTCTTGACAATACACATATCTTACCTTACAGTCGTTACCAAGTACCACATCCACCGAGCGAGATCGATAGTAGTACTGATGTTGTGGCAAGGAACATAATATCTACATCTGATGCTGATGACTGTCTTCCAGGGGATCAGATTGCTTATTCTGATGATTACGGGCTCTCTATCTGTAAAAGCTATTCTACCGGGGGTGACCTCACATTATCAGACCCTCCATTACCCATCCCTCAAAGCACTCTGATGGATCAAAAGCATGTCTCAAGTGGCTCTTCAAAGCGaactgaagaaagaaagaaactaatcTCTGAACAATCTGGAAATGATTCAGAGAAAGAAATGACTAAATCTGTCAGTCCATCCTCAGAAGGGGACAGATCTGAGCAAACATCCTTGGAAGCAAAGGCCACGGCACAAGTGATGGGTTCACCACTTCATCGGCTTATGGGATATTCGTCGCCTAGCGAAATAATAAATGGGTCACGGGATGGAGCTAAAGGATCCGAATGTGTAGGTTTTGAAGCTCTGGCTGATTCTCAATCCAGTCCTCAATATCACACGGAAATAACTGAGGAAGATGGATTGATGAATTGGTCATATAATAAAAGAGATTCATGTCTTCCAACGTCTGTAAATAATAGACTTGAAGAAATGAATCATGGGTTGGAAAGTATGAAACAGAAAGTATCTGTGAATGGAAAAGTCGTCCTGGATCAATTGGTTAAAAAAGCCGAGAAGCAAGCAGGCCCTATCCAAACTGGAAATTATTG GTATGATTCACGAGCAGGGTTTTGGGGCATCATGGACCAGCCTTGTCTTGGGATAATTCCT CCATTTATCGAAGAGTTCAATTACCCCATGAGAAAGGATTGCGCTGGTGGAAATACGGGTATCTTAGTCAATGGAAGAGAGCTTCATCAAAAGGACCTTGATTTGCTTTCTAGCAGGGGCCTTCCAACCACAAAGAACATGGCATATGTTATTGAAATTGGGGGGCGAGTTGTTGATGAGGAATCAGGAGAAGAGCTGTACAGCCTTGGCAAGCTTGCTCCAAC AATTGAGAGATTGGGCCATGGGTTTGGTATGTGTGTCCCATCACATGCCTCCTTGGGTTGA
- the LOC131223874 gene encoding uncharacterized protein LOC131223874 isoform X2, with translation MASKTTKVRFVYCPKCRKLLTELSDIPVYKCGGCGTVLKAKYHRDDAEGGTSETLEENLIQKNEAEHNSEDNDSISSSEQVNICSPDAYISDVDRGRKLIESSDHEKNLEDGRILNPNALAFLVDLYCHGKKDTPESAENGEGNGGRGSNIRSPRPNGQHSFKGRSSKCMAQIQPNHRIQSKADNSLSGQERISLQLSRSDSDHVRSYRDKMEENTGSIGHSPTSGEGMADLKLVGTNGDLSKSRTTRISHAYGCSISTFGDGCNDHGLHPWPLLSKRALFKPQRLVGSVNTKGKPTRDDVFLNNKMGLNLGMQSQERMLLSISSKENNGPPIGGSIHPNQCEPSKPTRYGHPAREQGNMHDSEVFQALQEWMESDMGRPYRFLSGNLGYRTGPPNANFNDISSKYGHEEFLRTPNSHASSKLKDLELDRMELLKKVEELRDRLSRSCNQRGKEKENQKRLCYNNDPRWGRLQFYDTWNRPWMYQPMETISQHCGPSQMPFSEQATNGGHHANYSCLNCHPEGRHFSTQLHPTVCHNQGLCMSSPAHMCCCAFNHSPTSPQWHMDHEMVKHHKEKCEPLKRHCRPIAGAAPFIVCYSCCKLLQLPADFLLSRRKHHKLQCGACSKVLTFSLLDNTHILPYSRYQVPHPPSEIDSSTDVVARNIISTSDADDCLPGDQIAYSDDYGLSICKSYSTGGDLTLSDPPLPIPQSTLMDQKHVSSGSSKRTEERKKLISEQSGNDSEKEMTKSVSPSSEGDRSEQTSLEAKATAQVMGSPLHRLMGYSSPSEIINGSRDGAKGSECVGFEALADSQSSPQYHTEITEEDGLMNWSYNKRDSCLPTSVNNRLEEMNHGLESMKQKVSVNGKVVLDQLVKKAEKQAGPIQTGNYWYDSRAGFWGIMDQPCLGIIPPFIEEFNYPMRKDCAGGNTGILVNGRELHQKDLDLLSSRGLPTTKNMAYVIEIGGRVVDEESGEELYSLGKLAPTYPKK, from the exons ATGGCCAGCAAAACCACTAAAGTACGGTTTGTTTATTGTCCGAAATGTCGGAAGCTTCTAACAGAGTTGAGCGATATTCCTGTTTACAAGTGTGGTGGATGTGGTACCGTTCTCAAAG CGAAATATCACAGAGATGATGCTGAAGGCGGCACCTCTGAAACACTTGAAGAGAATCTCATACAGAAGAATGAAGCCGAGCATAATTCTGAAGATAATGATTCTATCTCCTCGAGTGAGCAAGTGAATATTTGCTCACCAGATGCATATATTTCAGATGTGGACAGGGGCAGAAAGCTAATTGAATCTAGTGATCATGAAAAGAATTTGGAGGATGGAAGAATTTTGAATCCAAATGCGCTTGCTTTTTTAGTCGACCTTTATTGTCATGGGAAGAAAGACACACCAGAGAGTGCAGAAAATGGAGAAGGGAACGGAGGTAGAGGTTCTAACATCAGAAGCCCAAGGCCCAATGGTCAACATTCTTTCAAGGGAAGGAGCTCAAAGTGTATGGCTCAGATTCAACCAAACCACAGGATTCAATCTAAGGCAGATAACTCTTTGAGTGGACAGGAGAGAATATCTCTGCAGCTCAGTCGATCCGATTCTGACCATGTAAGGAGTTACCGAGATAAAATGGAAGAAAACACAGGGTCCATTGGCCACAGCCCTACTTCAGGGGAGGGTATGGCTGATCTGAAACTTGTTGGTACAAATGGAGATCTTTCAAAGTCTCGAACAACCAGAATCTCTCATGCCTATGGTTGCAGTATCTCTACTTTTGGCGATGGCTGCAATGATCATGGCCTCCATCCATGGCCTCTCCTGTCGAAAAGAGCTCTGTTTAAACCCCAAAGGCTTGTGGGGTCTGTCAATACTAAAGGGAAGCCAACAAGGGATGATGTGTTCTTGAATAATAAGATGGGTTTGAATTTGGGAATGCAATCTCAAGAAAGGATGCTTTTGTCAATTTCATCGAAAGAGAATAATGGCCCACCTATTGGGGGCAGTATTCACCCAAATCAATGTGAACCATCAAAACCTACCAGATATGGGCATCCAGCACGAGAGCAAGGAAATATGCATGACTCTGAGGTTTTTCAGGCATTGCAAGAATGGATGGAATCAGATATGGGCAGGCCTTATAGATTTCTGTCAGGGAACCTTGGCTACAGAACGGGTCCACCCAATGCTAATTTCAATGACATTTCATCAAAATATGGACATGAAGAATTCTTACGCACCCCTAATTCACATGCATCCAGTAAGCTCAAGGACCTTGAACTTGACCGAATGGAACTCTTGAAGAAGGTGGAGGAATTGAGAGATCGGCTCAGTAGATCATGCAaccaaagaggaaaagaaaaggaaaatcagaAGCGTTTATGCTATAATAATGATCCCCGGTGGGGCCGCCTGCAGTTTTATGATACATGGAATCGTCCTTGGATGTACCAGCCAATGGAAACTATATCCCAACATTGTGGGCCCTCACAAATGCCTTTCTCTGAGCAGGCCACAAACGGAGGACATCATGCTAATTACTCCTGCTTGAATTGCCATCCTGAAGGCCGGCATTTCTCTACACAGCTCCACCCGACCGTTTGCCATAACCAAGGCCTATGTATGTCTTCTCCTGCTCACATGTGCTGCTGTGCTTTTAATCACAGTCCCACCAGTCCACAGTGGCATATGGACCATGAGATGGTGAAGCATCACAAAGAAAAGTGTGAGCCATTGAAGCGTCATTGCCGGCCCATTGCAGGTGCTGCCCCTTTCATAGTATGCTACAGTTGCTGTAAATTGCTGCAGCTACCTGCAGATTTTTTACTATCAAGAAGGAAACACCATAAGCTACAGTGTGGTGCCTGTTCTAAGGTGCTTACATTTTCACTTCTTGACAATACACATATCTTACCTTACAGTCGTTACCAAGTACCACATCCACCGAGCGAGATCGATAGTAGTACTGATGTTGTGGCAAGGAACATAATATCTACATCTGATGCTGATGACTGTCTTCCAGGGGATCAGATTGCTTATTCTGATGATTACGGGCTCTCTATCTGTAAAAGCTATTCTACCGGGGGTGACCTCACATTATCAGACCCTCCATTACCCATCCCTCAAAGCACTCTGATGGATCAAAAGCATGTCTCAAGTGGCTCTTCAAAGCGaactgaagaaagaaagaaactaatcTCTGAACAATCTGGAAATGATTCAGAGAAAGAAATGACTAAATCTGTCAGTCCATCCTCAGAAGGGGACAGATCTGAGCAAACATCCTTGGAAGCAAAGGCCACGGCACAAGTGATGGGTTCACCACTTCATCGGCTTATGGGATATTCGTCGCCTAGCGAAATAATAAATGGGTCACGGGATGGAGCTAAAGGATCCGAATGTGTAGGTTTTGAAGCTCTGGCTGATTCTCAATCCAGTCCTCAATATCACACGGAAATAACTGAGGAAGATGGATTGATGAATTGGTCATATAATAAAAGAGATTCATGTCTTCCAACGTCTGTAAATAATAGACTTGAAGAAATGAATCATGGGTTGGAAAGTATGAAACAGAAAGTATCTGTGAATGGAAAAGTCGTCCTGGATCAATTGGTTAAAAAAGCCGAGAAGCAAGCAGGCCCTATCCAAACTGGAAATTATTG GTATGATTCACGAGCAGGGTTTTGGGGCATCATGGACCAGCCTTGTCTTGGGATAATTCCT CCATTTATCGAAGAGTTCAATTACCCCATGAGAAAGGATTGCGCTGGTGGAAATACGGGTATCTTAGTCAATGGAAGAGAGCTTCATCAAAAGGACCTTGATTTGCTTTCTAGCAGGGGCCTTCCAACCACAAAGAACATGGCATATGTTATTGAAATTGGGGGGCGAGTTGTTGATGAGGAATCAGGAGAAGAGCTGTACAGCCTTGGCAAGCTTGCTCCAAC
- the LOC131223874 gene encoding uncharacterized protein LOC131223874 isoform X3 — MASKTTKVRFVYCPKCRKLLTELSDIPVYKCGGCGTVLKAKYHRDDAEGGTSETLEENLIQKNEAEHNSEDNDSISSSEQVNICSPDAYISDVDRGRKLIESSDHEKNLEDGRILNPNALAFLVDLYCHGKKDTPESAENGEGNGGRGSNIRSPRPNGQHSFKGRSSKCMAQIQPNHRIQSKADNSLSGQERISLQLSRSDSDHVRSYRDKMEENTGSIGHSPTSGEGMADLKLVGTNGDLSKSRTTRISHAYGCSISTFGDGCNDHGLHPWPLLSKRALFKPQRLVGSVNTKGKPTRDDVFLNNKMGLNLGMQSQERMLLSISSKENNGPPIGGSIHPNQCEPSKPTRYGHPAREQGNMHDSEVFQALQEWMESDMGRPYRFLSGNLGYRTGPPNANFNDISSKYGHEEFLRTPNSHASSKLKDLELDRMELLKKVEELRDRLSRSCNQRGKEKENQKRLCYNNDPRWGRLQFYDTWNRPWMYQPMETISQHCGPSQMPFSEQATNGGHHANYSCLNCHPEGRHFSTQLHPTVCHNQGLCMSSPAHMCCCAFNHSPTSPQWHMDHEMVKHHKEKCEPLKRHCRPIAGAAPFIVCYSCCKLLQLPADFLLSRRKHHKLQCGACSKVLTFSLLDNTHILPYSRYQVPHPPSEIDSSTDVVARNIISTSDADDCLPGDQIAYSDDYGLSICKSYSTGGDLTLSDPPLPIPQSTLMDQKHVSSGSSKRTEERKKLISEQSGNDSEKEMTKSVSPSSEGDRSEQTSLEAKATAQVMGSPLHRLMGYSSPSEIINGSRDGAKGSECVGFEALADSQSSPQYHTEITEEDGLMNWSYNKRDSCLPTSVNNRLEEMNHGLESMKQKVSVNGKVVLDQLVKKAEKQAGPIQTGNYCHLSKSSITP, encoded by the exons ATGGCCAGCAAAACCACTAAAGTACGGTTTGTTTATTGTCCGAAATGTCGGAAGCTTCTAACAGAGTTGAGCGATATTCCTGTTTACAAGTGTGGTGGATGTGGTACCGTTCTCAAAG CGAAATATCACAGAGATGATGCTGAAGGCGGCACCTCTGAAACACTTGAAGAGAATCTCATACAGAAGAATGAAGCCGAGCATAATTCTGAAGATAATGATTCTATCTCCTCGAGTGAGCAAGTGAATATTTGCTCACCAGATGCATATATTTCAGATGTGGACAGGGGCAGAAAGCTAATTGAATCTAGTGATCATGAAAAGAATTTGGAGGATGGAAGAATTTTGAATCCAAATGCGCTTGCTTTTTTAGTCGACCTTTATTGTCATGGGAAGAAAGACACACCAGAGAGTGCAGAAAATGGAGAAGGGAACGGAGGTAGAGGTTCTAACATCAGAAGCCCAAGGCCCAATGGTCAACATTCTTTCAAGGGAAGGAGCTCAAAGTGTATGGCTCAGATTCAACCAAACCACAGGATTCAATCTAAGGCAGATAACTCTTTGAGTGGACAGGAGAGAATATCTCTGCAGCTCAGTCGATCCGATTCTGACCATGTAAGGAGTTACCGAGATAAAATGGAAGAAAACACAGGGTCCATTGGCCACAGCCCTACTTCAGGGGAGGGTATGGCTGATCTGAAACTTGTTGGTACAAATGGAGATCTTTCAAAGTCTCGAACAACCAGAATCTCTCATGCCTATGGTTGCAGTATCTCTACTTTTGGCGATGGCTGCAATGATCATGGCCTCCATCCATGGCCTCTCCTGTCGAAAAGAGCTCTGTTTAAACCCCAAAGGCTTGTGGGGTCTGTCAATACTAAAGGGAAGCCAACAAGGGATGATGTGTTCTTGAATAATAAGATGGGTTTGAATTTGGGAATGCAATCTCAAGAAAGGATGCTTTTGTCAATTTCATCGAAAGAGAATAATGGCCCACCTATTGGGGGCAGTATTCACCCAAATCAATGTGAACCATCAAAACCTACCAGATATGGGCATCCAGCACGAGAGCAAGGAAATATGCATGACTCTGAGGTTTTTCAGGCATTGCAAGAATGGATGGAATCAGATATGGGCAGGCCTTATAGATTTCTGTCAGGGAACCTTGGCTACAGAACGGGTCCACCCAATGCTAATTTCAATGACATTTCATCAAAATATGGACATGAAGAATTCTTACGCACCCCTAATTCACATGCATCCAGTAAGCTCAAGGACCTTGAACTTGACCGAATGGAACTCTTGAAGAAGGTGGAGGAATTGAGAGATCGGCTCAGTAGATCATGCAaccaaagaggaaaagaaaaggaaaatcagaAGCGTTTATGCTATAATAATGATCCCCGGTGGGGCCGCCTGCAGTTTTATGATACATGGAATCGTCCTTGGATGTACCAGCCAATGGAAACTATATCCCAACATTGTGGGCCCTCACAAATGCCTTTCTCTGAGCAGGCCACAAACGGAGGACATCATGCTAATTACTCCTGCTTGAATTGCCATCCTGAAGGCCGGCATTTCTCTACACAGCTCCACCCGACCGTTTGCCATAACCAAGGCCTATGTATGTCTTCTCCTGCTCACATGTGCTGCTGTGCTTTTAATCACAGTCCCACCAGTCCACAGTGGCATATGGACCATGAGATGGTGAAGCATCACAAAGAAAAGTGTGAGCCATTGAAGCGTCATTGCCGGCCCATTGCAGGTGCTGCCCCTTTCATAGTATGCTACAGTTGCTGTAAATTGCTGCAGCTACCTGCAGATTTTTTACTATCAAGAAGGAAACACCATAAGCTACAGTGTGGTGCCTGTTCTAAGGTGCTTACATTTTCACTTCTTGACAATACACATATCTTACCTTACAGTCGTTACCAAGTACCACATCCACCGAGCGAGATCGATAGTAGTACTGATGTTGTGGCAAGGAACATAATATCTACATCTGATGCTGATGACTGTCTTCCAGGGGATCAGATTGCTTATTCTGATGATTACGGGCTCTCTATCTGTAAAAGCTATTCTACCGGGGGTGACCTCACATTATCAGACCCTCCATTACCCATCCCTCAAAGCACTCTGATGGATCAAAAGCATGTCTCAAGTGGCTCTTCAAAGCGaactgaagaaagaaagaaactaatcTCTGAACAATCTGGAAATGATTCAGAGAAAGAAATGACTAAATCTGTCAGTCCATCCTCAGAAGGGGACAGATCTGAGCAAACATCCTTGGAAGCAAAGGCCACGGCACAAGTGATGGGTTCACCACTTCATCGGCTTATGGGATATTCGTCGCCTAGCGAAATAATAAATGGGTCACGGGATGGAGCTAAAGGATCCGAATGTGTAGGTTTTGAAGCTCTGGCTGATTCTCAATCCAGTCCTCAATATCACACGGAAATAACTGAGGAAGATGGATTGATGAATTGGTCATATAATAAAAGAGATTCATGTCTTCCAACGTCTGTAAATAATAGACTTGAAGAAATGAATCATGGGTTGGAAAGTATGAAACAGAAAGTATCTGTGAATGGAAAAGTCGTCCTGGATCAATTGGTTAAAAAAGCCGAGAAGCAAGCAGGCCCTATCCAAACTGGAAATTATTG CCATTTATCGAAGAGTTCAATTACCCCATGA